Proteins found in one Leptospira bouyouniensis genomic segment:
- a CDS encoding methylated-DNA--[protein]-cysteine S-methyltransferase, translated as MIQNSIEYMIQNYESQPSLDVLAGLVGLSPSHFQKMFLTFVGVSPKQFLSSITVTHAKRLIKNSSLLDVTYQVGLSGSGRLHDLFIKMEGMTPGIFKSAGVGLKLYYEFFPTILGDMIVVSSDIGIQNLQFLEGDGSQNQNEILKQIQSNFPNAIWKEENRNLHTPVKHFLQTLTFPKDPIHLSVLGTPFQLKVWQSLLSIPSGGVSTYGAIAESIGQTNAQRAVGTAIGKNPIAVLIPCHRVIQSSGLFGGYRWNPKRKQTLIAWENAIHSPKDLNQS; from the coding sequence TTGATTCAAAATTCTATTGAATATATGATCCAAAATTATGAATCACAACCCAGTTTAGATGTTTTGGCAGGTTTGGTTGGCCTAAGTCCATCTCATTTTCAAAAAATGTTTTTGACATTCGTTGGAGTTTCACCCAAACAATTTTTATCTTCTATAACAGTAACGCATGCTAAGCGATTGATAAAAAACTCTTCTTTATTGGACGTTACCTACCAAGTAGGATTATCAGGATCAGGAAGGTTACATGATTTGTTTATCAAAATGGAAGGAATGACTCCTGGAATATTTAAATCTGCTGGTGTTGGACTCAAATTGTATTACGAATTTTTCCCAACGATTTTAGGGGATATGATTGTTGTCTCCTCCGATATCGGCATCCAAAACTTACAATTCTTAGAGGGGGATGGTTCTCAAAACCAAAATGAAATCTTAAAGCAGATACAATCAAATTTTCCTAATGCTATTTGGAAGGAAGAAAACAGAAACCTTCACACTCCGGTAAAACATTTTTTACAAACTTTGACGTTTCCAAAGGATCCAATCCATCTCTCAGTGTTAGGTACCCCATTCCAACTTAAAGTTTGGCAGTCATTATTATCGATACCTTCAGGCGGAGTGTCAACTTATGGAGCGATTGCTGAATCCATAGGACAAACCAATGCACAACGAGCTGTTGGAACAGCGATTGGAAAAAATCCTATTGCGGTTCTCATCCCTTGCCATCGAGTCATCCAATCTTCAGGATTGTTTGGAGGTTACCGGTGGAATCCAAAACGAAAACAGACACTCATTGCTTGGGAGAATGCGATACACTCTCCTAAGGATTTGAATCAATCGTAG
- a CDS encoding polysaccharide biosynthesis protein, which yields MKSIPRRYWVFPVDILFMFLSYFLAHLVRFENIGFLDNYPDFWVCATIVVVTRSSVFLFAGIYRSLWSYASLHDLLSIIKATILSSLVSTLALLFYNRFYQLSRMVPILDTLILLGFLCLRSLSWRMLREQIFSSDKTRKGTPILLVGAGKLGSSFLTEIRRSINLDYQPVGFLDDNISKKGGYIQGIPILGSTDEIGKVLLRYGIKKVIMTVPQPDGRVVSKLMKECESAGVDFKILPTFGEYLAEKPNITQLREVQVEDLLGRPTVDLEIESIRSYLEKKVILVTGAGGSIGSEICRQVALFKPSVLVILDAAETPLYEIDYELRKKFSEFNIDIRPVIADVKNLSRISAVFEEHRPSVVFHSAAYKHVPMMEINPSEAILNNVMGTKNVADVCRLIGVERFVLISTDKAVNPVNVMGASKRAAEIYLQHISQNSRTKFITVRFGNVLGSNGSVIPRFREQIKRGGPVTVTHPEVIRYFMTIPEATQLVLQAGSMGEHGEIFLLDMGEPVKILSLAEEMIRLSGYTPYKDINIEFSGLRPGEKLYEELLLNAEGIKKTHHPKIRIAAPLDHYNLLLFQNKLNRLFSLAKANKNREIFVGLKDIIPEYKIHDEYIEWETAHGKRNL from the coding sequence ATGAAATCGATCCCAAGAAGATACTGGGTTTTTCCTGTAGACATTCTCTTTATGTTTTTGTCCTATTTTCTAGCACACTTAGTGCGTTTCGAAAATATTGGGTTTCTCGATAATTACCCTGATTTTTGGGTCTGTGCCACAATCGTTGTGGTGACAAGGAGTTCCGTTTTTTTATTTGCCGGCATTTATCGATCCTTATGGTCATATGCCTCCTTACACGATCTTTTATCCATCATCAAAGCAACCATCCTGTCTTCTTTGGTTTCGACTCTTGCCCTACTCTTTTATAATCGATTTTACCAACTCTCTCGGATGGTGCCTATCCTAGATACACTCATCTTACTTGGGTTTTTGTGTTTACGAAGTTTAAGTTGGCGGATGTTACGAGAACAGATTTTTAGCTCCGACAAAACTAGAAAAGGGACCCCCATCCTTCTTGTTGGAGCAGGAAAACTAGGTAGCTCTTTTTTAACTGAGATTAGGCGAAGTATTAACCTAGATTACCAACCTGTCGGCTTCTTAGATGATAATATTTCAAAAAAAGGTGGGTATATCCAAGGGATACCTATTTTAGGTTCCACTGATGAAATTGGTAAAGTTTTACTTAGATATGGAATCAAAAAAGTAATCATGACTGTTCCACAACCAGATGGTAGGGTTGTGAGCAAACTCATGAAAGAATGCGAAAGTGCAGGAGTTGACTTTAAAATATTACCAACGTTTGGTGAGTACTTAGCCGAAAAACCAAATATCACTCAACTCCGCGAAGTGCAAGTGGAAGACTTACTTGGTAGACCTACCGTTGATTTAGAAATCGAATCCATTCGTTCTTATTTAGAAAAAAAAGTGATCCTTGTGACTGGAGCTGGTGGTTCTATCGGATCAGAAATATGTAGACAAGTTGCCTTATTCAAACCAAGCGTACTCGTGATTTTAGATGCCGCCGAAACTCCGTTATACGAAATAGATTACGAACTACGTAAAAAATTTTCAGAGTTTAATATCGATATTCGGCCAGTGATTGCCGATGTAAAAAATTTATCGAGAATTTCCGCTGTTTTTGAAGAACATAGACCTTCTGTTGTATTTCACTCTGCCGCTTACAAACATGTTCCTATGATGGAAATCAATCCATCAGAAGCCATTCTTAATAATGTGATGGGGACAAAAAACGTAGCAGATGTTTGTCGGCTCATTGGTGTAGAACGATTCGTTCTTATCTCTACTGATAAAGCAGTAAATCCGGTGAATGTAATGGGAGCCTCAAAGCGGGCTGCGGAAATTTATTTACAACATATCTCTCAGAATTCTCGAACAAAATTCATCACAGTCCGATTTGGCAATGTACTCGGATCCAATGGGAGTGTAATCCCTAGGTTTAGAGAACAAATAAAACGTGGTGGACCTGTCACTGTGACTCATCCGGAAGTCATTCGATACTTTATGACCATCCCTGAGGCCACACAACTTGTGTTACAGGCAGGAAGTATGGGAGAACATGGAGAAATCTTTTTACTTGATATGGGAGAACCTGTAAAAATTCTCTCGTTAGCAGAAGAAATGATCCGCCTCTCTGGATATACACCATACAAGGATATCAATATTGAATTTTCAGGATTACGACCTGGTGAAAAATTATACGAAGAACTCTTGTTAAACGCAGAAGGAATCAAAAAAACTCACCATCCAAAAATTCGAATCGCTGCCCCACTTGATCATTACAATCTATTACTCTTTCAAAACAAACTGAATCGATTGTTTTCTTTGGCAAAAGCAAATAAAAACAGGGAAATCTTTGTCGGATTAAAGGATATCATTCCAGAATACAAAATTCATGATGAATATATCGAATGGGAAACAGCACACGGTAAAAGGAATTTATGA
- the hrpB gene encoding ATP-dependent helicase HrpB: protein MNSDPNTFPVLSALQEIVESIQKNPVTILDAPPGSGKTTALPFELFKLGIGGGKKICILEPRRIAAKNAAKRISQSIREDVGNSIGYRVRFDSKSTQNTKVEFVTDGILTKYLLSDPELTDYGLLIFDEFHERRMESDLCFALARKSQEIFRKDLKILIMSATLEGQNFSSIGISNPPIQVVTETHPLEIYYMGESKKNSIMRLIDLVPKAVEQMTGDILVFLSGKKEILDLKNQLEFNPSIQNDSVVLPLFGDMSLSDQEKVFSPNLNGKKKIIISTNLAESSVTIPGVRVVFDTGYFKHSVFDPESGITHLVKDRISLSSAKQRAGRAAREGKGFVYRLWSKEEETSFYDRTKPEILEGDLDRLVLEVKSFGEEINSLPFLDPPNKGSLALSTERLKQLGCLDDKEQLTQTGKEVLRYPLPIRLAKIVSLLPKQNESLIADIVSILGKDTQSKEAKEFPKFVSSSQLNMELKMIYDQILSIFKGKNEPTQNPNKNEREFFLIQGFPDRIGKRKDKVGKEYKLSNGKIAELNLNLLNPPEFIIALDTISFGQSVYITQYIPISIELIEETLSHQIKTKENPEIRTNQKEESFLVVKEERLLGELVLESKEIQKPNPDSLQMAFEVYLFGLDWETEWKKKEELYQYYNRVLFLVKNGVLNLNVSFDHLKANAKDWLFPFLNFETQKFGLSHLPFLEAFQSYVGYENQSIIQKEAPSSIQVPSGSYIQIQYNGTEPELYVKLQELFGLKQLPTLAKGKIKILVHLLSPARRSVQITKDLESFWNIGYHEVKKELKGRYPKHPWPDKPWEAVPTKHLNHNKRS from the coding sequence GTGAATTCTGATCCCAACACATTCCCCGTACTTTCCGCCTTACAAGAGATAGTTGAATCTATCCAAAAAAACCCAGTTACTATTTTGGATGCACCTCCAGGATCTGGGAAAACGACTGCTTTGCCCTTTGAACTGTTTAAGTTAGGTATCGGTGGGGGGAAAAAAATTTGTATCTTAGAACCAAGGCGGATTGCTGCCAAAAATGCAGCCAAAAGAATTAGCCAATCCATTAGAGAAGATGTAGGAAATTCGATTGGATACCGCGTTCGATTTGATTCCAAATCAACTCAAAATACCAAAGTTGAATTTGTGACAGATGGAATTTTAACAAAATATTTATTATCTGATCCAGAACTTACCGATTATGGTTTGCTTATCTTTGATGAATTCCACGAGCGAAGGATGGAATCAGATCTTTGTTTTGCTCTAGCTCGTAAATCCCAAGAAATCTTTCGAAAGGATTTAAAAATCCTCATTATGTCGGCAACACTTGAAGGACAAAACTTTTCTTCCATTGGAATTTCAAACCCACCAATTCAAGTCGTAACAGAAACACACCCGCTAGAGATTTATTATATGGGTGAATCAAAAAAAAATTCAATTATGAGATTAATTGATCTTGTCCCAAAAGCCGTAGAACAGATGACAGGTGACATTTTAGTATTTTTATCTGGCAAAAAAGAAATCTTAGACCTTAAAAACCAATTAGAATTCAATCCATCAATTCAAAATGATTCCGTTGTGTTACCTTTGTTTGGTGACATGAGTTTATCAGACCAAGAAAAGGTTTTTAGTCCTAATCTGAATGGAAAAAAGAAAATCATCATATCCACAAACCTTGCAGAATCATCGGTCACGATCCCTGGAGTACGTGTTGTTTTTGACACAGGTTATTTTAAACATTCAGTTTTTGATCCTGAATCTGGGATCACACATTTGGTGAAAGATCGAATTAGTTTGAGTAGTGCCAAACAAAGGGCTGGTCGAGCGGCTAGAGAGGGAAAAGGATTTGTTTACAGACTATGGTCCAAAGAAGAGGAAACTAGTTTTTACGATCGTACAAAACCAGAGATTTTAGAAGGTGATTTAGACAGGTTGGTTTTAGAGGTAAAGTCTTTTGGAGAAGAAATTAACTCTCTTCCTTTTTTAGATCCACCTAATAAAGGTTCATTGGCATTATCAACAGAACGATTGAAACAATTAGGTTGTTTGGATGATAAAGAGCAACTGACGCAAACAGGAAAAGAGGTTTTACGATACCCCTTACCCATTCGATTAGCAAAGATTGTTTCACTTTTACCAAAACAAAACGAATCACTCATTGCCGACATTGTTTCAATCTTAGGAAAGGATACCCAATCGAAAGAAGCAAAAGAGTTCCCAAAGTTTGTTTCCTCCTCGCAGTTGAACATGGAATTAAAAATGATCTATGATCAAATTTTAAGCATTTTTAAAGGAAAAAATGAACCTACGCAAAATCCAAATAAAAATGAACGTGAATTTTTTCTGATCCAAGGTTTCCCGGATCGAATTGGCAAACGAAAGGATAAAGTAGGAAAAGAATATAAACTCTCGAATGGAAAGATTGCAGAATTGAATCTAAACTTATTGAATCCTCCTGAGTTTATCATCGCACTTGATACAATTTCCTTTGGACAATCAGTTTACATAACCCAATACATTCCAATCTCAATTGAACTCATAGAAGAAACTCTAAGTCACCAAATTAAAACCAAAGAAAACCCCGAAATTCGTACAAACCAGAAGGAAGAATCATTTTTAGTAGTGAAGGAAGAACGTTTGCTAGGTGAGTTAGTCTTAGAATCAAAGGAAATTCAAAAACCTAATCCAGATTCATTACAAATGGCATTTGAAGTATATTTGTTCGGTTTGGACTGGGAAACTGAATGGAAAAAAAAGGAAGAACTATACCAGTATTATAACCGAGTTTTGTTCCTCGTAAAAAATGGAGTATTGAATTTAAATGTCTCATTTGACCATTTGAAAGCCAATGCCAAAGATTGGTTATTCCCTTTTTTAAACTTTGAAACTCAAAAATTTGGTTTGTCTCACCTTCCATTTTTAGAAGCGTTTCAATCCTATGTTGGTTATGAGAATCAATCCATTATCCAAAAAGAGGCGCCCTCATCTATCCAGGTACCATCAGGTTCTTACATCCAAATCCAATATAATGGCACCGAACCAGAGTTATATGTAAAATTACAAGAACTATTTGGACTCAAACAATTACCAACTTTAGCAAAAGGCAAAATAAAAATTTTAGTTCATTTATTATCACCAGCTAGACGATCTGTCCAAATTACAAAAGACTTAGAGAGTTTTTGGAATATTGGGTATCATGAAGTAAAAAAAGAATTAAAAGGAAGGTATCCAAAACACCCATGGCCAGACAAACCTTGGGAAGCGGTCCCGACAAAACATTTAAATCACAACAAACGTTCGTAA
- a CDS encoding NCS2 family permease: MNFFTITRGDLDGFFGLMVDNLIQLLVLSALCIGVCGFPLAFITSVVLPGAAVSLLVGNVFYAWQAWKLGQRTNRNDVTAIPYGINTVSLFAFIFFVMFPTYQATGDYKEAWKAGLLVSFASGLIEVLGSFLAAKIRKYTPRAALLSALAGIALTFISMDFLLRTFERPMIAFIPLGIILLQYFGKVRFPFGIPGGFLSVLVGVLLSYLSSFWGDPVYKVGGIQKGLETLGFYLPQLSLGSLIETLTYANLQAYFSIILPMGIFNVIGSLQNIESAEASGDSFDTKTSLLVNGIGTLAGTAFGSPFPTTIYIGHPGWKALGAKHSYSMLSGVFMTVVSLFGLMGLIQALIPVEAGMAIVLWIGIIITSQAFQAIPKHHSPAVVVGLLPAFAGWAVLIIQNVFYFLDGKLQAVLLELGAKKEIHFSLSDIPEHLPFLPYALGGVLSLSQGFLITSMIWAAMVVFILEREWLKASVWAIIAAFLSMVGWIHAYELKGNAILNRFTEIANWDFPIAYTSLATLFLLIQFLGSKEKGDPLGH, from the coding sequence ATGAATTTTTTTACCATCACACGCGGCGACCTCGATGGATTTTTTGGCCTCATGGTCGACAATCTCATTCAACTTTTAGTTCTATCTGCTCTCTGTATTGGTGTTTGTGGATTCCCTTTGGCTTTTATCACATCAGTTGTGTTACCTGGTGCAGCCGTTTCCTTACTCGTAGGGAATGTTTTTTACGCTTGGCAAGCTTGGAAACTAGGACAACGAACCAATCGAAATGACGTCACTGCCATCCCTTACGGGATCAATACTGTTTCGCTTTTTGCTTTTATCTTCTTTGTGATGTTCCCCACCTACCAAGCGACAGGTGATTATAAGGAGGCATGGAAGGCGGGACTTCTTGTCTCATTTGCTTCCGGACTTATTGAAGTATTGGGATCTTTCCTCGCAGCCAAAATTAGGAAATACACTCCAAGAGCAGCTTTACTTTCTGCCCTCGCGGGAATTGCACTCACATTTATTTCGATGGATTTTTTATTACGCACTTTTGAAAGGCCTATGATCGCCTTCATTCCGTTAGGTATTATATTACTGCAGTATTTTGGCAAAGTGCGTTTTCCTTTTGGAATTCCTGGTGGATTTTTATCTGTTTTGGTTGGAGTTTTGCTTTCTTACCTTTCTAGTTTTTGGGGCGACCCTGTTTACAAGGTAGGTGGAATCCAAAAAGGTCTTGAAACACTTGGTTTTTACCTCCCTCAACTATCCTTAGGTTCTTTAATTGAAACTTTAACTTATGCTAATTTGCAGGCATACTTTTCAATCATACTTCCTATGGGAATTTTCAATGTGATTGGGTCTTTACAAAATATTGAATCCGCCGAAGCTTCTGGCGATAGTTTTGATACCAAAACTTCGCTCCTCGTGAACGGCATTGGAACACTTGCAGGCACTGCGTTTGGATCTCCTTTCCCTACAACAATTTATATTGGTCACCCTGGTTGGAAGGCATTAGGAGCAAAACACAGTTATTCGATGTTATCTGGTGTATTTATGACAGTCGTGAGTTTGTTTGGTTTGATGGGCCTAATCCAAGCTCTCATCCCAGTGGAAGCAGGCATGGCGATTGTACTTTGGATTGGGATTATCATTACAAGCCAAGCTTTCCAAGCGATCCCTAAACACCATTCCCCTGCTGTCGTTGTGGGACTACTCCCTGCATTTGCAGGATGGGCTGTACTCATTATCCAAAACGTTTTTTACTTTTTGGATGGAAAATTACAAGCCGTATTACTAGAATTAGGTGCAAAGAAGGAAATTCATTTTTCACTATCAGACATCCCTGAACATTTACCATTCCTTCCATATGCTTTAGGAGGTGTTCTTTCTCTCTCCCAAGGATTTCTTATTACCTCTATGATTTGGGCAGCGATGGTTGTTTTTATATTAGAAAGAGAATGGCTGAAAGCAAGTGTATGGGCAATCATAGCTGCTTTTTTGTCGATGGTTGGTTGGATCCATGCATACGAATTAAAAGGGAATGCCATTTTAAACCGTTTTACAGAAATTGCGAATTGGGATTTCCCAATTGCCTACACCTCTCTTGCGACCCTATTTTTACTGATCCAGTTCCTAGGTTCTAAAGAAAAAGGGGATCCTTTAGGGCATTAA
- a CDS encoding lysoplasmalogenase family protein, whose protein sequence is MVYYLILTAIPFAIVSAFFIHWFTISEEPNPKQRLEISRGIYLGFSFQVLVFAWLLFQIGHARFAFPLYAIAFSMLGDWFNLQFPLAKKYMKDPVLGGIFSFAVAQVFFILSFRQLISWNELYTGIQPYLITAVLLVLPAVIFYFRVYNPERSKSVMASAFVYGLILCFFVSLCINAYLLYGGVWMYLTIGALFFLLSDAVMGETTINGTRHPKWEFQVPWITYLIAQCFLLVGFFLVSHTRMLAH, encoded by the coding sequence ATGGTATATTATCTGATCCTAACCGCCATTCCATTTGCAATCGTATCTGCTTTTTTCATCCATTGGTTTACCATCAGTGAAGAACCAAACCCAAAGCAACGATTGGAAATCTCACGAGGAATTTATTTAGGGTTTTCCTTCCAAGTCTTAGTATTTGCCTGGTTGTTATTTCAAATTGGCCATGCACGGTTTGCGTTTCCACTATACGCAATTGCATTTTCTATGTTAGGTGATTGGTTCAATTTACAATTCCCATTGGCAAAAAAATACATGAAAGACCCAGTTCTTGGTGGGATTTTTAGTTTTGCCGTTGCCCAAGTTTTTTTCATCCTTTCCTTTCGCCAATTGATCTCTTGGAACGAATTGTATACTGGCATCCAACCGTATCTCATAACAGCAGTATTACTTGTTTTACCTGCTGTTATTTTTTACTTCCGAGTTTACAATCCCGAACGTTCTAAATCGGTAATGGCTTCCGCATTTGTGTATGGTCTAATATTATGTTTTTTTGTTTCGTTATGCATCAACGCCTATCTATTGTATGGCGGAGTTTGGATGTATCTGACAATTGGAGCATTATTTTTCTTATTGTCTGATGCAGTGATGGGAGAAACGACAATCAATGGCACACGACACCCTAAATGGGAATTCCAAGTGCCTTGGATCACATACTTAATTGCACAGTGTTTTTTGCTCGTTGGTTTTTTCTTAGTTTCTCATACAAGGATGCTTGCGCATTAA
- a CDS encoding choice-of-anchor D domain-containing protein, which translates to MQKKNILIPFISLFSLISCPGAGGGGGGAAFALLGLGGGGDVPAPKLEVLYSGVVRESGATIDIGSEPVNTADGKTGTVTIRNVGTAPITLPGTPNIIEKSGTNASEFDITQPSSSTLAAGASVTFTITFKPTMPLGAKSAILKIQSSDPAVAAFQMNLTGTAEPATPRLAVSVGATQIAANGSYNIGSVEVDSIGGAVTFTVKNTGSATANMDSPAATSANARFALNLSGIPTTIAANASATFTIQFSPLAAGSQSSNIAVNYDGAASFVFSVTGTGTPKPVPTIAISHNSSDFTSGGSIPTFGVVWPTLTSTTKTVTISNTGTATMTGISITKPSGDTSQFTVSAFSTGATLAAGASGTFTIQFNPSTAGTKNAVVRIATTNGNNGSASSSDLNVTGTGKSGTDVQVSWTATNEKAVNDTDGGYRVCYSQTNGFTPTHNPPSVICENQANAGGTTPSSRVITVTNFGTWYFKVYSYGKYNTTGGAPSTQVSVSVPST; encoded by the coding sequence ATGCAAAAAAAGAACATTCTAATTCCATTCATTTCATTATTCTCTTTGATTTCGTGCCCCGGAGCGGGCGGTGGTGGCGGTGGAGCAGCATTTGCTCTACTAGGACTTGGTGGTGGAGGAGATGTCCCTGCTCCCAAACTCGAAGTATTGTATTCTGGTGTTGTGAGAGAAAGTGGGGCCACCATAGATATTGGCTCTGAACCTGTGAATACTGCTGATGGCAAAACTGGAACTGTGACAATTCGGAATGTTGGAACTGCTCCCATTACTTTACCAGGTACACCTAACATCATAGAAAAGTCAGGAACGAACGCTTCCGAATTTGATATTACACAGCCAAGTAGCTCAACCTTAGCAGCAGGTGCCTCTGTTACTTTCACGATTACATTTAAACCGACAATGCCGCTTGGTGCAAAATCTGCGATTTTAAAAATCCAATCCAGTGATCCTGCTGTAGCCGCATTCCAAATGAATCTAACCGGAACGGCAGAACCTGCAACACCACGTTTGGCAGTCTCTGTTGGTGCTACTCAGATAGCAGCTAACGGAAGTTATAACATTGGTTCAGTTGAAGTGGATTCCATTGGGGGAGCGGTTACCTTTACAGTGAAAAACACTGGTAGCGCCACAGCAAATATGGATAGTCCTGCTGCCACATCTGCCAATGCACGTTTTGCCTTGAATCTTTCTGGAATCCCAACAACAATTGCTGCCAATGCATCGGCAACTTTTACAATTCAATTTTCTCCTTTAGCCGCAGGGTCACAATCCTCCAATATTGCAGTAAACTATGATGGTGCGGCGAGTTTTGTATTCAGTGTCACAGGAACAGGTACTCCGAAGCCAGTTCCAACGATTGCTATTTCACACAATTCTAGCGATTTCACAAGCGGTGGTTCCATTCCTACATTTGGTGTCGTTTGGCCCACACTGACTTCAACAACGAAAACAGTGACAATCAGCAATACAGGTACCGCTACAATGACTGGCATCTCTATTACAAAACCTAGTGGAGATACATCTCAGTTTACGGTCAGTGCGTTTAGTACAGGTGCAACTTTAGCTGCTGGTGCATCGGGAACTTTCACGATCCAATTTAATCCTTCGACGGCAGGTACAAAAAATGCGGTTGTAAGGATTGCCACAACCAATGGAAATAATGGATCTGCTTCTAGTTCTGATTTAAATGTTACAGGAACAGGGAAATCTGGTACTGATGTTCAAGTTAGTTGGACAGCGACCAATGAAAAAGCAGTTAATGACACAGATGGAGGATACCGAGTTTGTTATAGCCAAACAAACGGATTTACTCCTACACATAATCCTCCGAGTGTCATCTGTGAAAACCAAGCAAATGCTGGTGGGACAACTCCTTCATCGAGAGTGATCACAGTGACTAATTTTGGAACATGGTACTTCAAAGTATATTCTTACGGAAAATACAACACAACAGGTGGGGCACCTTCCACACAAGTATCTGTCAGTGTTCCGAGTACATAA
- a CDS encoding ClpXP protease specificity-enhancing factor SspB, protein MSENLTQEEITTLREFKRDLFNLYWERFGVFYIHVMPHPKLEIGKRGLLNAEKESGIVLVFGDKAVKVLDSKPDYLFAELQFGSTWEPTMIPWDAVFRIYDKFQNSASQLRFLQIETHSNPDDSQTKPKSPKPEVTGDGNVIRVDFGGKRNE, encoded by the coding sequence ATGAGCGAAAACCTCACGCAGGAAGAAATCACAACATTACGTGAGTTCAAAAGAGATTTATTCAACTTATATTGGGAACGTTTCGGAGTATTTTACATCCATGTAATGCCCCATCCAAAATTAGAGATTGGGAAACGTGGGCTTTTAAATGCCGAAAAAGAATCTGGCATAGTGCTCGTGTTTGGTGATAAAGCTGTAAAAGTTTTAGATAGTAAACCTGATTATTTATTTGCTGAATTACAATTTGGATCTACTTGGGAACCAACAATGATTCCTTGGGATGCGGTCTTTCGGATCTACGATAAATTCCAAAACTCCGCATCTCAACTTCGGTTTTTGCAAATCGAAACACATTCAAATCCAGATGATTCTCAAACAAAACCTAAATCCCCAAAACCAGAAGTGACTGGTGACGGGAATGTCATTCGAGTTGATTTTGGAGGCAAAAGGAACGAATGA